In a single window of the Paenibacillus sp. MMS20-IR301 genome:
- the yqfD gene encoding sporulation protein YqfD produces MKEPPLSSLRGFVTLHVTGPQVERFINAVTGAGIVIWDVRPAGNGASLKLLLDDFFRLRPLLRETGCRMHVTERSGIPFRAARLWKRKFFAAGLLIFGIGLLLLSSMVWEVKVEGNTRIASEDILEAARQEGVYPFQWIWRMEESDKLSRELTTLVPGLTWAGFHRTGTSITIQVVEADRPEDKPLHSKRHLISRTDAVVTEIYAEQGRPVVSRNTRVKKGDILISGTLGDEENMEFVVAKGEVKGLVWHEYNLEVPLKRTGSSYTGERKDRLYLVLGNWAIQLWGYGDSGFAKSRTLAEPDMLSWRSFQLPLGLMNEKELEIKYTAETLSAEAARDEGLARAKSDIMARYGTDSVIKSQKILHEKKENGKVYMKVLFEVEERIAEELPIVNN; encoded by the coding sequence ATGAAAGAGCCGCCTCTGTCATCACTGCGGGGGTTCGTTACACTGCATGTGACGGGACCGCAGGTGGAAAGGTTTATCAACGCTGTAACCGGAGCGGGCATCGTCATCTGGGATGTGAGGCCTGCCGGGAACGGCGCTTCCCTGAAGCTGCTGCTGGATGACTTTTTCAGGCTCCGCCCGCTCCTCAGGGAGACAGGCTGCCGGATGCATGTGACGGAGCGGAGCGGGATACCGTTCCGGGCGGCGCGCCTGTGGAAGCGGAAGTTTTTTGCCGCAGGACTGCTGATCTTCGGTATCGGGCTGCTGCTGCTCTCTTCAATGGTCTGGGAGGTCAAGGTTGAAGGGAATACCCGCATTGCCAGTGAAGATATACTGGAAGCTGCCCGCCAAGAGGGCGTATACCCGTTTCAGTGGATCTGGCGTATGGAGGAGTCGGACAAGCTCTCCAGGGAGCTGACCACGCTGGTGCCGGGGTTGACCTGGGCCGGCTTTCACCGGACGGGGACGAGCATCACGATTCAGGTCGTCGAGGCCGACCGTCCTGAGGATAAGCCGCTGCACAGCAAACGCCATCTGATCAGCCGTACCGATGCAGTGGTCACCGAAATCTATGCAGAGCAGGGCCGGCCGGTCGTCAGCCGTAATACACGTGTGAAAAAAGGGGATATTCTGATCTCCGGGACGCTGGGCGATGAAGAAAACATGGAGTTTGTAGTAGCCAAAGGCGAGGTTAAAGGCCTGGTATGGCATGAATATAATCTGGAGGTTCCGCTTAAGCGGACCGGCAGCTCCTACACGGGAGAACGCAAGGACCGCTTATATCTCGTTCTGGGCAACTGGGCGATTCAGCTGTGGGGCTACGGCGATTCCGGCTTTGCCAAGTCGCGTACGCTTGCTGAGCCTGACATGCTTTCCTGGCGGTCATTTCAGCTGCCGCTGGGCCTGATGAATGAGAAGGAGCTGGAAATTAAGTATACCGCCGAGACACTGAGTGCAGAGGCTGCGCGCGATGAAGGCCTGGCACGGGCCAAGAGTGATATTATGGCGCGGTACGGCACGGACAGCGTAATCAAAAGTCAAAAAATTTTGCATGAGAAGAAAGAGAATGGTAAAGTTTATATGAAAGTGCTGTTTGAAGTGGAAGAGAGAATCGCGGAAGAACTTCCGATAGTAAACAATTGA
- a CDS encoding PhoH family protein codes for MSEQTANIRISLHTAGEAQSLFGPQDGFLKIIEREIPAVIDSREAEITIRGAEREVDMLAQLFNVLLSLVRGGYILSERDVQYAVELAKDFRADQLLDLFKGEITTTFRGKPIRVKTIGQKHYVTTIKKRDIVFGIGPAGTGKTYLAVVLAVTALKEGSVKRIVLTRPAVEAGENLGFLPGDLQEKVDPYLRPLYDALYDVMGPDQVAKALERGLIEIAPLAYMRGRTLEDAFIILDEAQNTTPEQMKMFLTRLGFGSKMVITGDVTQIDLPRGKKSGLIEAKTILSGIEELGFVYFAEQDVVRHSLVQKIIVAYDRSAENLQ; via the coding sequence TTGTCAGAACAGACTGCAAACATTCGTATATCTTTGCACACTGCGGGAGAAGCACAATCCCTGTTTGGACCGCAGGATGGATTCCTGAAAATTATCGAGAGAGAAATTCCGGCGGTGATCGACTCGCGCGAGGCTGAAATCACCATTCGCGGCGCTGAGCGGGAAGTGGACATGCTGGCCCAGCTGTTTAACGTGCTGCTGTCGCTGGTACGCGGCGGTTACATATTGAGTGAACGGGATGTGCAGTATGCCGTGGAGCTGGCGAAGGATTTCCGGGCTGACCAGCTGCTTGACCTGTTCAAGGGTGAGATTACAACAACTTTCCGCGGTAAACCTATCCGGGTCAAAACGATCGGCCAGAAGCATTATGTGACAACGATTAAGAAACGTGATATCGTCTTTGGCATCGGGCCGGCGGGAACGGGTAAGACCTATCTTGCCGTGGTCCTTGCAGTAACGGCGCTGAAGGAAGGCTCGGTCAAGCGTATCGTGCTGACGCGTCCGGCTGTAGAGGCAGGAGAGAACCTGGGCTTCCTTCCGGGAGATTTGCAGGAGAAGGTAGATCCGTATCTCCGGCCGCTCTACGACGCCTTATACGACGTTATGGGGCCTGATCAGGTCGCGAAGGCGCTTGAACGCGGGCTGATCGAGATAGCACCGCTTGCCTATATGCGCGGGCGTACTCTGGAGGATGCTTTTATTATCCTCGATGAAGCCCAGAATACTACACCAGAACAAATGAAAATGTTCCTCACCCGGCTGGGCTTCGGCTCCAAGATGGTCATCACGGGCGATGTGACCCAGATTGACCTGCCGCGCGGCAAGAAGTCAGGGCTGATCGAAGCCAAAACGATTTTATCCGGCATTGAGGAGCTTGGCTTTGTCTATTTCGCAGAGCAGGACGTAGTCCGTCATTCCCTGGTGCAGAAAATTATCGTTGCCTATGACCGCTCTGCCGAAAACCTCCAATAA